A DNA window from Comamonas fluminis contains the following coding sequences:
- a CDS encoding AraC family transcriptional regulator, producing MFFSGNLCTLTQGSEADGLKQGTMHLLSRGELQLTRKGFAPLNVRAPSVLLLPRALEHWVQGSGPQGVDLMCATLSELAPPLDMILPDVTVIDLTATSSLQRPVELLFEEAEARAFGYRAAIDRLLQYTFVVLVRHLIDRQLLSGGVLEAMVDSRLGVVLSMLHESPEHDWTLDSMAELAHLSRSAFALRFVQVVGIPPLTYLTHWRMAVARNLLAQGQAVKAVASQVGYGNATAFARAFQRASGQSPSAWQMEHLSQP from the coding sequence ATGTTTTTCTCGGGAAATCTCTGTACCCTGACGCAGGGATCCGAGGCTGACGGCCTCAAGCAGGGGACGATGCACCTGCTGAGTCGCGGCGAGCTGCAACTGACGCGCAAGGGCTTTGCGCCGCTGAACGTGCGGGCGCCCAGCGTGCTGTTGCTTCCCCGCGCGTTGGAGCACTGGGTTCAGGGCTCAGGGCCGCAGGGGGTGGACCTGATGTGCGCCACCCTCAGTGAATTGGCGCCGCCGCTGGACATGATCTTGCCGGACGTCACGGTGATTGACTTGACCGCCACGTCATCGCTGCAGCGACCGGTAGAGCTGCTGTTCGAGGAGGCCGAGGCACGTGCTTTTGGTTATCGGGCAGCGATCGACCGCCTGCTGCAATACACCTTCGTGGTGCTTGTGCGTCACCTGATTGATCGGCAACTGCTGTCCGGCGGTGTGCTGGAGGCCATGGTCGACAGCCGTCTGGGTGTGGTGCTGTCCATGCTGCACGAATCGCCAGAGCACGACTGGACGCTTGACAGCATGGCGGAGCTGGCGCACCTGTCCCGGTCTGCCTTTGCCCTGCGCTTTGTCCAGGTGGTGGGCATACCGCCGTTGACCTACTTGACCCACTGGCGCATGGCGGTTGCCCGCAACCTACTCGCGCAAGGGCAGGCAGTGAAGGCGGTGGCCTCTCAGGTGGGCTACGGTAATGCCACCGCATTCGCGCGAGCGTTTCAACGGGCCTCGGGGCAATCGCCCAGCGCTTGGCAGATGGAGCATCTGAGTCAGCCGTAG
- a CDS encoding glutathione S-transferase N-terminal domain-containing protein, which produces MPDLSSFPIAQRWPASNPDLLQLYAAPTPNGVKVSIMLEEIGLPYEPHFIDISKNESKDPAFVSLNPNGRIPAIIDPMGPDGKPIGVWESGAILVYLAEKADQLVPRVSAKRYEALSWVFFQMSAIGPMFGQLGFFLRGGGKDYEEKRPQKRFADESKRLLGVLDRQLDGRDWIVDDYSIADIATLGWVNALVGTYDAGDLLRLSNHSNVQAWLDRGLARPAVQRGLLIPARSA; this is translated from the coding sequence ATGCCAGACCTTTCGTCGTTTCCGATCGCACAACGCTGGCCGGCATCCAACCCCGACCTCCTGCAGCTCTACGCCGCGCCCACGCCCAACGGCGTCAAGGTCTCGATCATGCTCGAGGAGATCGGCCTGCCGTACGAGCCGCACTTTATCGACATCTCTAAGAACGAAAGCAAAGATCCGGCCTTCGTTTCGCTAAACCCGAATGGCCGCATACCTGCGATCATCGACCCAATGGGCCCAGACGGTAAGCCGATCGGCGTTTGGGAATCCGGCGCGATCCTCGTTTATTTGGCGGAGAAGGCCGACCAGCTCGTCCCGAGAGTATCAGCCAAGCGCTACGAGGCGCTAAGCTGGGTATTCTTCCAGATGTCGGCGATTGGCCCGATGTTCGGTCAACTCGGCTTTTTCCTGCGCGGGGGCGGCAAGGACTATGAGGAAAAGCGTCCTCAGAAGCGTTTCGCTGATGAATCCAAACGCCTCCTGGGAGTCTTAGACCGCCAACTGGACGGGCGCGACTGGATCGTCGATGACTATTCTATCGCTGACATTGCGACCCTCGGCTGGGTCAACGCCTTGGTTGGCACCTACGACGCCGGCGACCTACTGCGGCTTAGCAATCATTCGAATGTCCAAGCGTGGCTGGATCGCGGCCTCGCGCGCCCAGCAGTCCAACGTGGGCTGCTCATTCCGGCGAGGTCAGCATGA
- the msrB gene encoding peptide-methionine (R)-S-oxide reductase MsrB, with amino-acid sequence MKFEKSQAAIERLTPEQRRITQQDGTERPFTGEYNDNKEAGIYVDVVSGEPLFASTDKFESGTGWPSFTKPIVAAHVNEVRDSSHGMVRTEVRSVHGDSHLGHVFPDGPSDRGGLRYCINSASLRFIPRDEMEAAGYGEYLDQVEEA; translated from the coding sequence ATGAAGTTTGAAAAGTCGCAGGCAGCAATCGAACGCCTGACCCCGGAACAACGCCGGATCACCCAGCAGGACGGCACCGAGAGACCCTTTACCGGCGAGTATAACGACAACAAGGAGGCGGGCATCTACGTTGACGTCGTATCCGGCGAGCCGTTGTTCGCGTCGACGGACAAGTTCGAGTCCGGCACTGGCTGGCCGAGCTTTACCAAGCCGATCGTCGCGGCTCACGTGAACGAAGTGCGAGACAGCTCGCATGGCATGGTCCGGACGGAGGTTCGCTCGGTGCACGGCGACAGCCATCTTGGCCACGTGTTTCCGGACGGGCCGTCCGACCGCGGCGGCCTGCGCTACTGCATCAACTCGGCATCGCTTCGATTCATCCCGCGCGATGAGATGGAAGCCGCGGGCTATGGCGAGTATCTCGACCAAGTAGAGGAGGCTTAA
- a CDS encoding HsdM family class I SAM-dependent methyltransferase, with translation MPLCCAERNYLNKQFQEEKRVKAGEENTDEFLSIRERLASYTANKLFGADFDPFLVRAAQMNVMMASNSLGHLYHMNSLEFPRGDLPGVQPARDHMPLGSIDVLMTNPPFGSDIPVTEKTILEQYELARRWERQGDGFVMGNAIKPAVSPEVLFIERCVKWLKPGGRMGIVLPDGILGNPGDEFIRYWILRHCWVLASIDLPVESFIVEANVNILTSLLFLKRKPEEVIQAEDLGQKQDYPVFMAVAEKVGFDRRGNTLYKRHPDGEEILIDVTVEEKVRRGGKLETRILHRKERILDDDLPEIAKAYAEFRANNLEPGP, from the coding sequence ATGCCGTTGTGCTGTGCCGAACGGAACTACCTCAACAAGCAGTTCCAGGAAGAGAAACGCGTCAAGGCCGGCGAAGAGAACACCGATGAATTTCTGTCCATTCGCGAGCGGCTGGCCAGCTACACCGCCAATAAGCTCTTCGGCGCTGATTTTGACCCCTTCCTGGTACGTGCCGCGCAGATGAACGTGATGATGGCCAGCAACTCGCTGGGCCACCTCTATCACATGAACTCGCTGGAGTTTCCACGCGGCGATCTACCGGGCGTTCAGCCCGCCAGAGACCACATGCCACTTGGCTCCATCGATGTGCTGATGACCAACCCGCCGTTTGGCTCCGACATCCCGGTCACCGAAAAGACCATTCTGGAGCAGTACGAGCTGGCCCGCCGCTGGGAGCGGCAAGGCGACGGTTTTGTGATGGGCAACGCCATCAAGCCTGCGGTATCACCCGAAGTGTTGTTCATTGAGCGCTGCGTCAAGTGGCTCAAGCCCGGTGGCCGCATGGGCATCGTCCTGCCCGATGGCATCCTCGGCAACCCCGGTGACGAATTCATCCGCTACTGGATTCTGCGCCACTGCTGGGTGCTGGCCAGCATCGACTTACCGGTGGAGTCCTTCATCGTCGAAGCCAACGTCAACATCCTCACCAGCCTGCTTTTCCTCAAGCGCAAGCCCGAGGAGGTCATCCAGGCCGAAGATTTGGGGCAAAAGCAGGACTACCCCGTCTTCATGGCCGTGGCGGAGAAGGTGGGTTTCGACCGCCGTGGCAACACCCTCTACAAGCGCCACCCCGATGGCGAGGAAATCCTCATCGATGTCACGGTAGAAGAAAAGGTGCGCAGGGGAGGCAAGCTTGAAACCCGCATCTTGCATCGCAAGGAGCGCATTCTTGACGACGACCTGCCCGAAATCGCCAAGGCTTACGCCGAGTTTCGCGCCAATAACCTGGAGCCAGGCCCATGA
- a CDS encoding MFS transporter: MKPPAVLAGTLVLQWPLGWLSDRVSRNLVIAGAALASAMAAIGVSVAADAPLPVLLAAGALFGGFGIPIYSLCLAAANDDLPPGRLLGTARGLLLLNGIGTAAGPLVGGVVMDRVGPGGLFVYAAVLLTMLAVLAGLRGRTRSAIEVKATRCPNTPMITASLDAMIRTKDEPQSVRN, encoded by the coding sequence ATGAAGCCACCCGCGGTTCTCGCAGGAACGCTTGTGTTGCAATGGCCACTCGGTTGGCTCTCCGACCGGGTGTCCAGGAACCTGGTCATCGCAGGAGCGGCGCTGGCATCCGCCATGGCAGCCATCGGCGTGTCGGTGGCGGCAGACGCCCCTTTGCCCGTCCTTCTTGCGGCGGGAGCGCTCTTCGGCGGTTTTGGCATCCCGATCTACTCGCTGTGTCTCGCCGCCGCGAACGACGACCTTCCTCCAGGGCGGCTGCTCGGCACCGCGCGAGGGCTTCTGCTGCTCAACGGGATCGGAACGGCGGCCGGACCACTTGTCGGGGGAGTGGTGATGGATCGTGTCGGGCCCGGTGGGCTGTTCGTCTATGCTGCTGTCCTGCTGACCATGCTAGCGGTGTTAGCGGGCCTACGCGGTCGAACTCGCTCCGCAATCGAGGTAAAGGCGACACGTTGTCCGAACACGCCGATGATCACCGCCTCTCTCGATGCGATGATACGAACCAAGGACGAGCCGCAGAGCGTTCGGAACTAG
- a CDS encoding site-specific integrase, whose translation MNELTLRIQELANRCQAILDAMRSPDVQEQRSTSHKTKIEYERQAQQLLQRARHVEGGLFAVVQSTRCVTTFRKRLIALEHFLFSQQEQLTRQLNAPAVQAAEILHLRFFLQLKHLQALQRLRQQGMTGERAKRRSKRQSLAGLTANWRIDLCKRAVGGRYLFSLIVLALTGCRPSELVHGIDIWRGKDEVTGKLLIHLRIRGAKVKDSQGQPLRTISYDTNDPHPLVVVVNELLDTQSEPRVFAQVRSAVNLTVEIRRLARSLWPKHKQPITAYCFRHQFAADLKANGDDEATSRGLGHISAETRRLYGTAGQASKGHRLRPLRVEVERPVKPRSRGPCTKWRIEPAS comes from the coding sequence ATGAACGAACTAACCCTCAGAATTCAGGAGTTGGCAAACCGCTGCCAGGCAATCCTGGATGCCATGCGATCCCCAGATGTTCAAGAACAGCGCAGCACCTCGCACAAGACGAAGATTGAATACGAGCGACAAGCGCAGCAACTTCTTCAACGTGCGCGACACGTTGAAGGTGGCTTGTTTGCGGTCGTTCAATCAACAAGGTGTGTGACCACATTTCGAAAACGCCTGATAGCACTGGAACACTTCCTTTTCTCACAGCAGGAGCAACTGACGCGACAGTTGAACGCTCCAGCAGTACAAGCCGCAGAAATTCTTCACCTGCGATTTTTTCTGCAACTGAAACACCTGCAAGCGCTACAACGCCTGCGGCAGCAAGGCATGACAGGTGAGCGTGCCAAACGCCGCAGCAAGCGTCAGTCACTGGCCGGGCTAACGGCCAATTGGCGCATTGACCTGTGCAAGCGCGCTGTAGGTGGCCGGTACCTGTTCTCGCTCATTGTGCTGGCCCTGACCGGGTGCCGCCCGAGTGAGCTGGTGCATGGCATTGACATCTGGCGCGGGAAAGACGAAGTCACAGGCAAATTGCTGATCCATCTCCGCATCCGGGGCGCAAAGGTTAAAGACTCGCAAGGCCAACCGCTTCGCACGATCTCCTATGACACCAATGACCCCCACCCCTTAGTCGTTGTCGTCAACGAGTTGCTGGATACCCAGTCGGAGCCGCGGGTGTTCGCGCAGGTCAGAAGCGCCGTCAATTTGACAGTGGAGATACGCCGCCTAGCACGCAGCTTGTGGCCCAAGCACAAGCAACCGATCACGGCCTACTGCTTCCGCCACCAGTTTGCCGCCGATCTGAAGGCCAACGGCGATGACGAAGCCACAAGCCGTGGACTGGGGCACATCAGCGCCGAAACCCGGCGCTTGTATGGCACCGCCGGCCAGGCCAGCAAAGGGCACCGCCTTCGTCCTCTGCGGGTTGAAGTCGAACGCCCTGTGAAGCCTCGCAGTCGTGGGCCATGCACGAAGTGGCGTATCGAGCCAGCGTCATAA
- the tnpA gene encoding IS66-like element accessory protein TnpA produces MNITHTMANDTIAQRPKRHYYSPELKGQIVAECQVSGASVAGVALAHGINANIVHRWMREQADSLLPAPRNEFVALNLPPPVEQLPATETSSPPVSRAIRVDVRRSASVVTVNWPLEDAASCAAWLRDWLR; encoded by the coding sequence ATGAACATCACGCACACTATGGCGAACGACACGATCGCCCAGCGCCCCAAGCGGCACTACTACTCCCCGGAACTTAAAGGCCAGATCGTGGCCGAATGCCAGGTCTCCGGCGCGTCAGTGGCCGGCGTAGCGCTTGCACACGGAATCAACGCCAACATCGTTCATCGCTGGATGCGCGAGCAAGCAGACTCCCTGTTGCCAGCGCCCCGGAATGAGTTCGTTGCGCTGAATCTGCCTCCACCAGTTGAACAGCTCCCAGCAACCGAGACCAGCTCGCCGCCCGTGTCGCGTGCGATTCGCGTTGATGTTCGGCGCAGCGCCAGCGTAGTCACCGTGAACTGGCCCCTGGAAGATGCAGCGTCATGTGCAGCGTGGCTGCGCGACTGGCTCCGATGA
- the msrA gene encoding peptide-methionine (S)-S-oxide reductase MsrA: protein MHQRAVLAGGCFWGMQDLIRKQPGIVSTRVGYTGGDVPNATYRNHGTHAEGIEITFDPTVTSYRNILEYFFQIHDPTTKNRQGNDRGLSYRSGIYYVDEEQKRIAEDTIADVDASGLWDGKVVTEVEPVGDFWEAEPEHQDYLEKRPGGYTCHFPRAKWVLPKRKDAGDTQAEAGAAAE from the coding sequence ATGCATCAGCGCGCTGTTCTCGCTGGCGGATGCTTTTGGGGAATGCAGGATCTGATCCGCAAGCAGCCCGGCATCGTTTCGACCCGCGTCGGCTACACCGGCGGCGACGTGCCGAACGCCACCTATCGCAACCATGGCACTCATGCGGAGGGGATCGAGATCACCTTCGACCCAACAGTGACGAGCTACCGTAATATCCTGGAATACTTCTTCCAGATCCATGATCCGACGACAAAGAACCGCCAGGGCAACGACCGCGGCCTCTCCTATCGATCTGGCATCTATTACGTCGACGAGGAGCAGAAGCGCATCGCCGAAGATACGATAGCCGACGTCGACGCGTCCGGACTGTGGGACGGCAAGGTCGTCACCGAAGTCGAGCCCGTGGGTGACTTCTGGGAAGCAGAGCCGGAGCACCAGGATTATCTGGAGAAGAGGCCGGGCGGATATACCTGCCATTTCCCGCGCGCTAAGTGGGTGCTCCCGAAGCGTAAAGACGCTGGCGACACCCAGGCTGAGGCCGGCGCGGCGGCGGAATAG
- a CDS encoding LysR family transcriptional regulator, with amino-acid sequence MELNQVSYFINLAETLNFTAAARLSGVSQPSLTRAIRRLEEELGGPLIYRDGKNSRLTSLGQDVELEFRRMLVAMKSVRHHSENWAMGRHRVLDIAVASSVGPRVFTAFFDSALEEVPSIEIKLHSLQSGEDTSEVLSGKYHACILPRESRPDRKLDVRPLFRERFVLGCAADHPLAACEVVRGEDLLAFPFVDRLKCECRDQIFEHFARREVRMRPRFRSDRDDWVQRVVAEGRGICILPERAATTHGLITRPIEGFALEREIVIATVSGSTAPVEIRKVAQLAARYDWS; translated from the coding sequence ATGGAACTCAACCAGGTCAGCTATTTCATCAACTTGGCCGAGACGCTGAATTTCACTGCGGCTGCTCGTCTCAGTGGTGTCTCACAACCAAGCCTGACACGAGCGATCCGCCGCCTGGAGGAGGAACTCGGTGGACCGCTCATCTATCGTGACGGGAAGAACAGCCGGCTGACGAGCCTGGGTCAGGACGTCGAGTTGGAATTCCGCCGAATGCTGGTCGCGATGAAGAGCGTAAGACACCACTCGGAAAACTGGGCAATGGGGCGGCATCGCGTTCTCGACATTGCTGTCGCCTCCAGCGTCGGCCCGAGGGTCTTCACAGCCTTTTTCGACAGCGCGCTGGAAGAGGTGCCGTCCATCGAGATCAAACTGCACTCGCTCCAATCGGGTGAGGACACGTCGGAGGTGCTCTCAGGCAAATATCACGCGTGCATCCTGCCTCGCGAATCAAGGCCGGATCGTAAACTTGATGTGCGTCCTCTCTTCCGGGAGCGCTTCGTGCTCGGCTGCGCTGCAGATCACCCCTTGGCGGCGTGCGAAGTCGTTCGTGGTGAAGACCTGCTTGCTTTCCCGTTCGTCGATCGACTAAAATGCGAGTGCCGCGATCAAATCTTCGAGCACTTCGCGCGTCGAGAGGTGCGCATGCGCCCTCGCTTCCGCTCAGATCGAGACGACTGGGTGCAGCGCGTCGTCGCCGAAGGGCGGGGGATATGCATTTTGCCCGAACGCGCGGCCACCACCCACGGCCTGATCACAAGGCCGATCGAGGGCTTCGCGTTGGAGCGTGAGATCGTGATCGCCACCGTGTCCGGATCTACGGCACCGGTCGAGATACGAAAAGTCGCTCAGCTTGCAGCCCGTTACGATTGGAGTTGA
- a CDS encoding replication protein RepA, with amino-acid sequence MKSQKLLDKLLADGELIRATAPAGDDLAFHHSLLCSLGLPRRPTVAREFMRQSGEGWLYVQAGAIDLGNGPILQPVPHGAVPRLALIWISTLARRSRHPEIFIGRSASEFLQMLGYDGQGHWYSTLRDQLHALAASRLQMGYCGRTVNETAIKRIDAWLPADHTRRTTWPGTLMLDPSFFDELVQHSVPLDARALHALRGSALALDVYVWLAHRLHRINHWPLWLPWRTLKCQFGQEYRGTHGHGDFSTSFKLALKKVLIVYPAARVAVQRGGIELRQSAPPVPPRTWFSVNAPLQAAHSASVNREAA; translated from the coding sequence ATGAAGTCCCAGAAGTTGCTCGATAAGCTGTTGGCGGATGGTGAACTGATCCGTGCTACCGCGCCTGCCGGTGACGACCTGGCCTTTCACCATTCACTCTTGTGCTCGCTTGGCCTTCCGCGACGCCCTACTGTGGCCCGAGAATTTATGCGGCAATCAGGCGAGGGATGGTTGTATGTTCAAGCTGGAGCCATTGACCTTGGCAATGGCCCCATTCTTCAGCCTGTTCCTCACGGCGCTGTACCGCGCCTCGCGTTGATCTGGATATCGACTCTTGCCAGACGCTCACGCCACCCTGAAATTTTCATTGGCCGCAGCGCCTCGGAGTTCCTCCAGATGCTGGGGTATGACGGACAGGGACACTGGTATTCCACGTTGCGAGACCAGCTGCATGCGTTAGCCGCGTCCCGACTACAGATGGGTTATTGCGGGCGCACCGTCAACGAGACCGCCATCAAGCGCATTGACGCATGGCTTCCGGCCGATCACACACGACGCACAACTTGGCCTGGAACGCTCATGTTGGATCCCAGTTTTTTTGATGAGCTGGTCCAACACTCAGTCCCTCTCGACGCTCGTGCCTTGCACGCGCTTCGCGGATCAGCGCTGGCACTGGATGTTTACGTCTGGCTCGCGCATCGCCTTCACCGCATCAACCACTGGCCACTGTGGCTTCCTTGGCGGACGCTCAAATGCCAGTTCGGCCAAGAATATCGAGGCACGCACGGACACGGGGACTTCAGTACCAGTTTCAAGCTCGCCTTGAAGAAGGTATTGATCGTTTACCCAGCAGCGCGGGTGGCCGTCCAACGCGGTGGAATCGAGTTGCGTCAATCAGCTCCGCCCGTGCCACCCAGAACCTGGTTTTCGGTCAACGCACCACTGCAAGCTGCACACAGCGCATCAGTCAATCGGGAGGCGGCATGA
- a CDS encoding magnesium and cobalt transport protein CorA: protein MSVIAAYYYNEGRRIREVAIDERVELDKNRSGFCWIGLSEPSVNELRALQATYNLHPLAIDNAMHPICPPKLEVYNGELYVVAQTAELVGDRIRYGKTAIFTGHNHLITVRHGNAGALGNLREQLERSPAQFGKGVDYVLHAILHRIVDQYLPIFEMIEDDVLAMERRSLDDFLGRDDVARIFGLRCELTRFQRTLGATAELVRKLVRGHFPCISAEVRPYFNDVADHVDRVQSMVDGLLQVLSTVFEFSSLLEAQRIGVVTRQLAAWAAILAVPTAIAGIYGMNFKNMPELDTPYGYFVVLGVMLMFCLLLFVRFKKAKWL from the coding sequence ATGAGTGTCATCGCCGCATATTACTACAACGAGGGTCGGCGTATCCGGGAAGTAGCTATCGACGAGCGCGTCGAACTCGACAAGAACCGTTCGGGCTTTTGCTGGATTGGGCTCAGCGAGCCCTCCGTCAACGAACTGAGGGCGCTTCAGGCGACCTACAATCTGCATCCTTTAGCGATCGACAACGCGATGCACCCGATATGCCCACCCAAGCTCGAAGTTTATAATGGCGAGCTTTACGTCGTCGCCCAGACGGCTGAGCTGGTCGGGGACCGAATACGTTACGGCAAGACGGCGATATTTACTGGCCATAATCATCTTATCACCGTTCGCCACGGCAACGCTGGTGCATTGGGCAACCTTCGAGAGCAACTCGAGCGTTCGCCCGCCCAGTTTGGAAAAGGCGTCGATTACGTCCTCCACGCGATCCTTCACCGGATCGTGGATCAGTATCTGCCCATCTTCGAAATGATCGAGGATGACGTACTTGCGATGGAAAGGCGATCGCTCGACGACTTCCTTGGGCGAGACGACGTTGCTCGCATCTTCGGCCTGAGATGCGAGCTTACGCGCTTTCAGCGCACCCTTGGCGCTACGGCCGAGCTGGTGCGCAAGCTCGTGCGCGGACACTTTCCCTGCATCAGCGCTGAGGTGCGGCCCTACTTCAACGACGTTGCCGACCATGTTGATCGTGTCCAGTCCATGGTCGATGGCCTCCTGCAGGTGCTATCCACTGTATTCGAGTTCAGCAGCCTTCTCGAAGCGCAGAGAATCGGGGTCGTCACCCGCCAACTTGCGGCATGGGCCGCGATCCTCGCAGTGCCGACAGCGATTGCAGGCATATACGGCATGAACTTCAAGAACATGCCGGAACTCGACACGCCTTACGGCTACTTCGTCGTGCTTGGTGTCATGCTGATGTTCTGCCTCTTACTGTTCGTGCGGTTCAAGAAGGCCAAGTGGCTGTGA
- a CDS encoding glutamine--tRNA ligase/YqeY domain fusion protein, with protein MPPPSLSSSISRHHQAPAEIEGQALRTSNFLRQVIEKDLATGTYAQRQWGGGPGDAAFHDAGQPDPAKIRTRFPPEPNGYLHVGHAKSICLNFGLARDYGGVCHMRFDDTNPEKEEKEYVDSILDAVQWLGFNWESNFNGKQESHLYYASNYFDFMYRAAEYLITAGHAYVDEQTAEDMRINRGDFGKPGVDSPFRSRSPEENLARFREMRDGKLADGAAVLRAKIDMASPNINLRDPAIYRIRRATHHNTGDAWCIYPMYTFAHPIEDALEQITHSIATLEFEDQRPFYDWLLERLCEGGLLKAPPPRQYEFARLNLTYVITSKRKLAQLVNEKKVSGWDDPRMPTIVGLRRRGYTPEAIQLFAERIGVTKSDSWIDYSTLDGCLREDLENKAHRGMAVLDPVKLVLTNWAEVFGSDGYTEDCTQPALPHSTIAEGQTPPPDRVFKIGKDVWIEREDFEEVPPKGYKRLFPGNVVRLKGGYVIECTGCAKDAEGKVTEVHAKVIPGTKSGTPGADSVKAKAAITWVGNADGVSAEVRLYDRLFTDPQPDAGGKNFLDALNPDSLKVVTAVVEPSLAAAKPDQKFQFERHGYFVADRADHGVGGKVVFNRVTGLKDRWN; from the coding sequence ATGCCCCCCCCGTCCCTTTCGTCCAGCATCTCTCGACACCACCAAGCTCCCGCAGAAATTGAGGGCCAGGCGCTCAGGACGTCAAACTTCCTGCGCCAGGTCATTGAAAAAGACCTCGCCACCGGCACCTACGCCCAGCGCCAATGGGGCGGCGGCCCGGGTGATGCCGCCTTCCACGACGCCGGCCAGCCCGACCCGGCCAAGATCCGCACCCGCTTCCCGCCCGAACCCAACGGCTACCTGCACGTGGGCCACGCCAAGAGCATCTGCCTGAACTTCGGCCTGGCGCGCGACTACGGCGGCGTCTGCCACATGCGCTTTGACGACACCAACCCCGAGAAGGAAGAAAAGGAGTACGTGGACTCCATCCTCGACGCGGTGCAGTGGCTGGGTTTCAACTGGGAATCCAACTTCAACGGCAAGCAGGAAAGCCACCTGTACTACGCGTCGAACTACTTCGACTTCATGTACCGCGCGGCCGAATACCTTATCACCGCCGGCCACGCCTATGTGGACGAGCAGACAGCCGAAGACATGCGCATCAACCGCGGCGACTTCGGCAAGCCCGGCGTGGACAGCCCCTTCCGCAGCCGCAGCCCGGAAGAGAACCTGGCCCGCTTCCGCGAGATGCGCGACGGCAAACTGGCCGACGGCGCCGCCGTGCTGCGCGCCAAGATCGACATGGCCTCGCCCAACATCAACCTGCGCGACCCGGCCATCTACCGCATCCGCCGCGCCACGCACCACAACACGGGCGACGCCTGGTGCATCTACCCCATGTACACCTTCGCGCACCCCATCGAGGACGCGCTGGAGCAGATCACCCACAGCATCGCCACGCTGGAATTTGAAGACCAGCGCCCGTTCTACGACTGGTTGCTGGAGCGTTTGTGCGAAGGCGGCCTGCTCAAGGCCCCACCGCCGCGGCAGTACGAATTTGCGCGCCTGAACCTGACCTACGTGATCACCAGCAAGCGCAAGCTGGCGCAGCTGGTGAACGAGAAGAAAGTCAGCGGCTGGGACGACCCGCGCATGCCCACCATCGTCGGCCTGCGCCGCCGCGGCTACACGCCCGAGGCCATCCAGCTGTTTGCCGAACGCATCGGCGTGACCAAGAGCGACTCCTGGATCGACTACAGCACGCTCGACGGCTGCCTGCGCGAAGACCTGGAAAACAAGGCCCACCGCGGCATGGCCGTGCTTGACCCCGTCAAGCTGGTGCTCACCAACTGGGCCGAAGTGTTCGGCTCTGACGGCTACACCGAAGACTGCACCCAGCCCGCCCTGCCCCACAGCACCATTGCCGAAGGCCAGACGCCGCCGCCTGACCGCGTCTTCAAGATCGGCAAGGACGTGTGGATCGAACGCGAAGACTTTGAAGAAGTGCCGCCCAAGGGCTACAAGCGCCTGTTCCCAGGCAACGTGGTGCGCCTCAAAGGCGGCTACGTCATCGAATGCACGGGTTGCGCCAAAGACGCCGAAGGCAAAGTGACCGAAGTGCACGCCAAGGTCATCCCCGGCACCAAGAGCGGCACCCCCGGCGCCGACAGCGTCAAGGCCAAAGCCGCCATCACCTGGGTGGGCAACGCCGACGGGGTGAGCGCCGAAGTGCGCCTGTACGACCGCCTGTTCACCGACCCGCAACCCGACGCGGGCGGCAAGAACTTCCTGGACGCGCTGAACCCCGACAGCCTGAAGGTGGTGACGGCGGTTGTGGAGCCTTCACTGGCTGCAGCGAAGCCAGACCAGAAATTCCAGTTTGAGCGCCACGGCTACTTCGTGGCCGACCGTGCGGACCACGGGGTGGGCGGGAAAGTGGTGTTCAACCGGGTGACGGGGTTGAAGGATCGTTGGAATTGA